Proteins from a single region of Cryptococcus neoformans var. neoformans JEC21 chromosome 6 sequence:
- a CDS encoding monocarboxylic acid transporter, putative → MSSDIELFQLPDRRPSQSKIEHSLSYDQEEEVDESVTHHALPPVDGGRKAWSFLAGATVVEMLVWGFPYSIGILHVYWTNTLFKGYGESMVALAATLQTGLLYMSCAVFGPIFTKWPKWQKTFQYIGLFAASLSFIGSAFASKPWHLIVTVGCIYAFAGALYLPCCTLLFEWFVAKRGLANGAMFAGTGVGGVLYPYIMSGLLNHFGYKTAMISMGVGYAILGTISLIPVNRRVPVSRHDFVGPGRKKPINLTFLRSTPGIIGPLIILLVSLGNFIPTLWLPSYADDLKMSRIDGIALIAILNAASVPGNTLLGYFSDYSLRAVIIVSCVGSALGCAFLWGFGTNPGVLIVFAIVYGLLGTSFQALWSNMIGVISRDDPIAPSIVFSIFAFMRGIGNITSGPISGALLKYNTFPNGAGAYGFHNYGALLLYTAITIFSGGAAGILFK, encoded by the exons ATGTCATCCGATATTGAGCTTTTCCAACTTCCTGACAGACGACCATCACAATCAAAAATCGAGCACTCTCTCTCTtatgatcaagaagaagaagtagatGAATCCGTCACTCACCATGCCTTGCCTCCAGTAGACGGTGGTCGGAAAGCATGGTCATTCCTCGCTGGTGCGACTGTCGTTGAGATGCTCGTCTGGGGATTTCCATACTCTATCGGTATCCTGCATGTGTACTGGACAAATACTCTTTTCAAAGGATATGGAGAGTCTATGGTGGCTCTTGCTGCTACATTGCAGACCGGTCTGCTCTATATGAGCTGCGCCGTGTTCGGACC CATTTTCACAAAATGGCCAAAGTGGCAGAAGACTTTCCAATACATTGGCTTATTTGCTGCGTCGTTATCCTTTATTGGTAGTGCTTTCGCGAGCAAA CCATGGCATCTTATCGTCACCGTCGGCTGTATTTACGCTTTCGCGGGAGCCCTCTATTTGCCCTGTTGTACTCTCCTCTTTGAGTGGTTTGTTGCCAAGCG CGGTCTCGCCAACGGTGCAATGTTTGCAGGA ACTGGTGTGGGAGGCGTGTTGTATCCTTACATCATGAGCGGTCTCTTGAACCATTTTGGCTATAAAACAGCCATGATTTCCATGGGTGTTGGCTACGCCATTTTGGGAACTATTTCACTCATCCCAGTCAATCGACGAGTCCCTGTCTCTCGACATGACTTTGTTGGACctggaagaaagaagccCATAAATTTGACTTTCTTGAGGAGTACGCCGGGCATCATTGGccctctcatcatcctgcTTGTCAGCTTGGGTAATTTTATCCCTACACTTTGGCTTCCTT CTTATGCGGACGACCTTAAGATGAGCCGTATAGATGGTATAGCCTTAATCGCAATCCTGAATGCCGCCTCGGTTCCCGGTAACACGCTGCTTGGCTACTTTTCCGATTACTCCCTACGCGccgtcatcatcgtttCGTGCGTCGGAAGCGCTCTCGGTTGTGCGTTCTTGTGGGGATTTGGGACGAACCCAGGAGTCTTGATTGTTTTTGCCATCGTCTACGGATTGTTGGGGACCAGTTTCCAGGCATTGTGGTCAAATATGATTGGGGTCATAAGCA GGGATGACCCGATAGCTCCTTCAATAGTATTTTCCATTTTCGCCTTCATGAGAGGTATCGGTAACATTACTTCTG GACCCATTTCAGGCGCTCTCTTGAAATACAACACATTTCCAAATGGTGCGGGCGCTTACGGTTTCCACAACTAT GGCGCCTTGTTACTGTACACAGCCATCACAATCTTTTCAGGGGGTGCCGCAGGGATATTGTTCAAGTGA
- a CDS encoding transporter, putative — protein MASEIELSRLPSQRNESATEQQLDYDREHEVDESATHYALPPVDGGRRAWAFLAGATVVEMLVWGFPYSIGILHAYWSNILFKGYGESAITLASTLQTGLLYVSCAIFGPVFTRWPRWEKTLQYFALFASALSMIGSAFATKPWHLVITNGCIYPFAGALYLPCCTILFEWFVAKRGIATGLMYAGTGIGGVAYPYIMSGLLNGVGYKAALVSMGIGYAILGSIALIPVNRRVPLSRYYFTEPGRRKQFNFSFLKSSVALTGSLIILFVSMGNFIPTVWLPSYADDLKLRHLDGTALIAILNAATIPGNILLGYFSDFSIRAVIVVSCVGSAFGCAFLWGFGTNAAMLVAFAIVYGFLGSSFQCLWSNMISVISKDDPIAPSLIFSIFALMRAIGNITSGPVSGALMKHDSFPGAVGAYGFHNYGALLVYTSVTIFTGGVTGILFKDR, from the exons ATGGCCTCCGAGATTGAGCTGTCCCGCCTTCCGAGCCAGCGAAATGAATCCGCCACTGAACAACAACTCGACTATGATCGGGAACACGAAGTCGATGAATCAGCTACACATTACGCGCTGCCCCCGGTAGATGGAGGTCGAAGGGCATGGGCATTCCTTGCTGGTGCTACCGTTGTGGAGATGCTTGTATGGGGATTCCCTTACTCGATTGGTATCTTGCACGCGTACTGGAGTAATATCTTATTCAAAGGCTACGGCGAGTCAGCAATCACCCTGGCTTCCACTCTGCAGACCGGTTTACTCTACGTGAGTTGTGCCATCTTTGGGCC AGTGTTTACCAGATGGCCGAGATGGGAGAAAACTCTCCAATATTTTGCTCTTTTCGCTTCTGCATTGTCGATGATTGGGAGTGCTTTCGCAACGAAG CCCTGGCACCTTGTCATAACTAACGGCTGCATCTATCCATTCGCAGGAGCCCTCTATCTTCCGTGTTGTACTATTCTTTTCGAATGGTTTGTCGCTAAGCG AGGAATTGCTACTGGTCTTATGTATGCAGGTACTGGTATCGGTGGCGTAGCATACCCGTATATTATGAGTGGCCTCTTGAACGGCGTAGGCTACAAAGCTGCTCTAGTATCGATGGGTATAGGCTACGCCATCCTTGGTTCCATCGCCCTCATTCCTGTCAACCGACGAGTCCCCCTTTCTCGATACTATTTTACAGAGCCTGGAAGGAGAAAACAATTCAACTTTTCATTCTTGAAAAGCTCAGTCGCTTTGACGGGTTCGTTGATCATCCTTTTCGTCAGCATGGGTAACTTCATCCCCACTGTCTGGCTGCCAT CTTATGCCGACGACCTGAAACTACGTCACCTCGACGGTACCGCCCTCATTGCCATTCTCAACGCCGCCACTATCCCAGGCAATATCCTCCTTGGCTACTTCTCTGATTTTTCTATCCGCGCTGTTATCGTCGTCTCTTGCGTCGGCAGTGCTTTCGGATGCGCATTCTTGTGGGGTTTCGGGACGAATGCGGCCATGCTTGTCGCTTTTGCAATCGTTTACGGTTTTCTAGGATCAAGCTTCCAGTGTCTATGGTCTAACATGATTAGTGTCATTTCTA AGGACGACCCCATTGCTCCATCTCTAATTTTCTCAATCTTTGCCTTAATGAGGGCTATCGGTAACATCACATCTG GGCCCGTTTCTGGCGCGCTCATGAAGCATGACTCGTTCCCTGGCGCTGTTGGAGCTTATGGTTTCCACAACTAT GGCGCCTTGTTGGTGTATACATCTGTAACAATCTTTACCGGGGGAGTTACCGGTATCCTGTTCAAAGACCGTTAG
- a CDS encoding hydroxymethylglutaryl-CoA reductase (NADPH), putative: MLRQTLVSLSSLAASAPIEVITTTFIFATLAYFQLLHAIKGSEFFNVPSVSPPSRPAHFVRLAHQPSSEDASYILPSSHGVAGSSWVGDVESKREWTPISPSDFRKILEQNALGGYTFPIEAGGNTSGEKASVAIVKQLVVTRDGAQEPIDEFEQWLLNELSVEVDGEKYTYRDLCFNTSDHPSFVPHPLYPSQSTLTMFLQPPSPSDPTLTYLNRLNRLPAFTLSDSTTAFQLLPPSGANWGFLPSIDGVGLFSKLGEGMISGQGESYPMQNVRWFAYAARALVGRFWTLAKNADSADIFVVLLGYIVMHGVFVNLFIGMRKLGSSFWIPVATLCSSTFAFLIALLSAYLLDLPVDPICLSEAIPFLVITVGFDKPYHLAKAVLQNPDIDPVPSSPEPSIAGYSGELAKDPKSGSSLGLDLGTLHKELAPLERLQRLAEGQVKWVAPVAAKKIVVDAVKTSGVRIVRDYVLEIIALCVGAASGIGGLREFCYLAALIMAVDCVFLFTFYVAILSVMVEVHRIKLIRGNRRVKSVKRVSSSASLNGHANGNGGTTNTSSSTSSPSTKRSFWSRSPSSEREDQPQNPVVRLKLLLIISFLTLHVLNLCTTLTEQTALKRHSTHSGAEITSRAMLNPRGISLSPVLQALYESQPPETDLAVQIMPPTQILMTSETLIPSRLSSFDHFMSEWTLLVGDPVLSKWIVVFLAISVLLNGYLLKGIALNSMGGKGPVAAAAQALAGIFDAERGQRALRETTPRGRKMELSAHMVGTNASTSTRDGDSTPRVEEVGKVAASHTVNVPIIKEPRIPSPSFPSASDDSALTFGRRSFEECVEIYAGGVGANNLSDEEIILLVQKGKIAPYGLEKALKNLERAVRIRRAVISRSSLTKSLETSLLPMADYDYKQVIGACCENVIGYLPLPVGIAGPLNIDGQLLHIPMATTEGTLVASTSRGCKALNAGGGVTTVLTHDAMTRGPAIDFPNIVQAAQARLWIDSPDGYATLKTAFESTSRFAKLQTLECALAGRTLYVRFATQTGDAMGMNMISKGVEKALEVLRGHFPDMHVLALSGNYCTDKKPAAINWIEGRGKSVVAEAVVPGHVVKTVLKTTVKDLCNLNIKKNLIGSAMAGSIGGFNAHAANILTAMYLACGQDPAQNVESSNCMTLMEPINDGEDLLISCSMPSVEVGTVGGGTILSPQRAMLDMLGVAGAHATSPGANAQRLARIIVAAVMAGELSLMSALAAGHLIQAHMKHNRSTPATPGAVTPFGGITPLRESVLINGPGAK, translated from the exons ATGCTCCGCCAAACGCTCGTGTCGCTCTCGTCGTTGGCCGCCTCCGCGCCTATCGAGGTCATCACCAcaaccttcatcttcgccacCCTCGCATacttccagctcctccaCGCGATCAAGGGCTCCGAGTTTTTCAACGTCCCCTCCGTCTCCCCGCCGTCCCGTCCCGCCCATTTCGTCCGGCTCGCCCACCAGCCCAGCTCTGAAGACGCGTCCTACATCCTCCCCAGCTCACACGGTGTCGCCGGGAGCAGCTGGGTAGGCGATGTCGAGTCCAAGCGCGAATGGACACCCATCTCGCCATCCGATTTCCGGAAAATCCTCGAACAGAATGCTCTTGGTGGATACACCTTTCCTATCGAGGCGGGCGGCAACACTTCTGGTGAAAAGGCCAGCGTCGCGATCGTCAAGCAGCTCGTCGTCACCCGTGACGGCGCACAGGAGCCAATTGATGAGTTTGAACAGTGGTTATTAAACGAGCTGAGTGTTGAAGTCGACGGGGAAAAGTACACTTATCGCGACTTGTGCTTCAACACCTCTGACCACCCTTCGTTCGTCCCTCACCCTCTCTACCCTTCCCAATCCACCCTCACCATGTTCCTCCAACCGCCTTCCCCTTCAGACCCTACTCTCACCTACCTCAACAGGCTTAACCGCCTTCCGGCGTTTACCCTCTCAGACTCGACCACCGCTTTCCAACTCTTGCCCCCATCGGGAGCAAACTGGGGTTTCTTACCCAGTATCGATGGTGTCGGTTTATTTTCCAAGCTGGGCGAGGGAATGATCTCCGGTCAAGGGGAGAGTTACCCCATGCAAAACGTCAGGTGGTTCGCCTATGCTGCTAGAGCGTTGGTCGGCAGGTTCTGGACTTTGGCAAAG AATGCCGACTCTGCCGATATCTTTGTCGTGCTTCTCGGCTACATTGTCATGCACGGTGTGTTCGTCAACTTGTTCATCGGTATGCGCAAACTCGGAAGCTCTTTCTGGATTC CCGTCGCAACCCTCTGCTCATCGACATTCGCATTCCTCATCGCCCTCCTCTCTGCCTacctcctcgacctccCCGTCGACCCCATCTGTCTCTCCGAAGCGatccccttcctcgtcatcacaGTAGGCTTTGATAAACCCTACCACCTCGCCAAAGCCGTCTTGCAAAACCCAGATATCGACCCCGTCCCCTCATCTCCCGAGCCTTCTATTGCTGGGTACAGCGGCGAACTCGCAAAAGATCCCAAATCTGGCTCTAGTTTAGGCCTTGATCTTGGAACTTTGCACAAGGAACTTGCGCCTCTTGAGCGTCTTCAGCGACTGGCGGAAGGACAGGTCAAGTGGGTCGCCCCTGTGGCTGCCAAGAAGATTGTAGTCGACGCTGTGAAGACGTCGGGTGTGAGGATTGTTAGGGATTACGTTTTGGAGATCATTGCGCTTTGCGTCGGTGCAGCTAGTGGGATCGGGGGTCTGAGAGAATTTTGCTACCTTG CCGCCTTAATCATGGCCGTCGATTgtgtcttcctcttcactttTTACGTTGCCATCCTCAGCGTCATGGTCGAAGTTCATCGTATCAAGCTTATTCGAGGTAACCGCCGGGTCAAATCCGTCAAGCGTGTCTCCAGCTCTGCCTCTCTTAATGGCCACGCCAACGGTAACGGCGGCACTACcaacaccagcagcagcactTCCAGCCCCTCCACTAAACGAAGCTTTTGGTCTCGCTCCCCCTCCagcgagagagaagacCAACCTCAAAACCCTGTTGTCCGACTAAAACTTCTCTTgatcatctctttcctAACTCTCCACGTTCTCAACCTCTGTACGACTCTCACCGAGCAAACTGCCTTGAAACGTCACTCCACCCATTCCGGCGCTGAAATCACCTCTCGCGCGATGCTCAACCCCCGCGGTATCTCACTCTCCCCCGTCCTCCAGGCGCTCTACGAGAGTCAACCCCCCGAAACCGACTTGGCCGTCCAAATCATGCCCCCTACCCAAATTCTCATGACAAGCGAAACCTTGATCCCCAGCCGCTTGTCCTCCTTCGACCACTTTATGAGCGAATGGACGTTACTCGTGGGTGATCCCGTGCTGAGCAAGTGGATTgtcgtcttcctcgcaATCAGCGTATTGTTGAATGGGTATCTCTTAAAGGGAATTGCGTTGAATTCAATGGGCGGCAAAGGGCCagtggcggcggcggcgcaAGCGTTAGCTGGGATCTTTGATGCCGAGCGAGGACAGAGGGCTCTTCGAGAGACTACCCCAcgagggaggaagatggagttGTCTGCGCACATGGTCGGTACAAATGCAAGTACCAGTACTCGAGATGGGGATTCGACACCTCgagttgaagaagttggAAAGGTTGCTGCTAGTCACACTGTCAACGTACCTATCATCAAGGAACCTCGtatcccttctccttcgtTCCCCTCTGCTTCCGATGACTCTGCCCTTACCTTTGGCCGACGATCATTTGAGGAATGCGTCGAGATTTACGCAGGCGGCGTTGGCGCCAACAACCTTTCCGACGAGGAAATTATCTTGCTCGTCcaaaagggcaagattgCACCGTACGGTCTTGAAAAAGCTTTGAAGAACCTCGAACGAGCTGTCCGAATTCGACGAGCCGTCATCTCCCGATCCAGTCTCACCAAATCTCTCGAAACGAGTTTGCTCCCTATGGCAGACTATGATTACAAGCAAGTCATTGGTGCATGCTGCGAGAATGTGATTGGttaccttcctcttcccgtCGGTATCGCCGGTCCGCTCAACATTGACGGTCAACTCTTGCATATCCCCATGGCGACCACCGAAGGTACTCTTGTCGCTTCTACCTCGCGAGGGTGTAAAGCCCTCAACGCCGGTGGCGGCGTCACAACCGTCCTCACTCACGACGCCATGACCCGCGGTCCAGCTATCGATTTCCCCAACATTGTCCAAGCTGCCCAAGCACGTCTATGGATCGATTCGCCCGACGGGTACGCCACCCTTAAAACTGCCTTTGAGTCCACCTCTCGATTCGCCAAACTCCAAACCCTGGAATGCGCCTTGGCAGGTCGGACGTTGTATGTGAGGTTTGCGACCCAGACCGGTGACGCGATGGGTATGAACATGATCTCCAAGGGAGTCGAAAAAGCCCTCGAAGTCCTGCGCGGCCATTTCCCCGATATGCACGTCCTCGCTCTTTCCGGAAACTATTGTACCGACAAGAAACCGGCGGCGATCAATTGGATCGAAGGGAGAGGTAAGAGTGTGGTCGCGGAAGCGGTGGTGCCCGGTCATGTGGTGAAGACGGTGTTGAAGACGACTGTGAAGGATTTGTGTAATTTGAATATAAAGAAGAATTTGATTGGAAGTGCGATGGCGGGAAGTATAGGAGGATTTAACGCTCACGCGGCGAATATCTTGACT GCCATGTACCTCGCGTGCGGTCAAGATCCGGCTCAGAACGTTGAAAGTTCCAACTGTATGACTCTTATGGAACC GATCAACGACGGCGAAGACCTTCTCATCTCATGTTCCATGCCCTCTGTTGAAGTCGGCACCGTCGGCGGCGGTACCATCCTTTCCCCCCAACGCGCCATGCTCGACATGCTCGGCGTCGCTGGTGCCCATGCCACTTCGCCAGGTGCAAACGCTCAACGTCTCGCCCGAATCATCGTCGCAGCCGTCATGGCCGGTGAACTGAGTTTGATGAGTGCGCTCGCTGCGGGTCATTTGATTCAGGCGCATATGAAGCATAACAGGAGTACGCCTGCGACGCCGGGGGCGGTGACGCCGTTTGGAGGGATAACACCGTTGAGGGAGAGTGTGTTGATTAATGGTCCGGGGGCGAAGTGA
- a CDS encoding ATP-dependent permease, putative, whose protein sequence is MMLPPLPLPLLFLALPSLIAAGPSASTDRVSVPTRELLDTREGITLANGASLAAPPRRRPGDPSRPPECPPCFNCLLPAFSCGNSGECNPYDGQCKCPPGFGGQDCLTPLCGALSDGDERFPRPKGELCECKDGWGGINCNVCKDDRACAAFRPRSTDIKETDEDEENEMVCYKRGLAVSQNFQMCDVTNRKIIDTIPDNKPPQVTFSCSANGPSSNSSFAPNTNPFSPFDDLLAGDTDAFGSCNFQFWVDRIESFHCELSGCSWESKGSFDTNQTNYQCEKIKCACIPGQFLCGEDGSVNIDDFLSEEVKGPGSFSCSAGRGCSFSEPAMNQLINDIFGDKSITLDCESGECLHYTQVPGYVVPEKPDNRSLVALSAAAAAVIFILACILFWYLGRTHRHPSGFGSIHLPSDEASKLMSDHVPATLHFNNLSYTLPSGKRVLSHITGTVRPGELLAIMGASGAGKSTLLDILARKAKTGKVEGDTYINSRPITDESTFRRVVGYVDQEDTLLPTLTVYETVLFSALLRLPREMSYDAKVYRTLETMNELGILGIKDARIGESGKRSISGGEKRRVSIACELVTGPSILFLDEPTSGLDSYNAQNVVQSLHTLAQRYKRTVIFTIHQPQSNIVALFDRLVLLAKGQMVYSGEARKVKTHFESVGYECPEGWNTADWLIDLTVDAAGEHRGGSRSGQSPSNGNDHGNGAATGLYTQRDDAGAGAAVLDPEAGFPTSPHAPFHLDGNDRGGSPGILGEIKTKAHKLLGAFTSPSSVPSSSSYPATPIESVTPSPRAMAFQGKDNIHIPRIPEKLASLVLASRASDDAKIVEAEISRIQHGETADGGYPHPNTTISTSATASATASTTASIIADQRNVEEETGLMKGYQKAGLWDQFKLLSSRAFKNLYRNPLLMATHYAVAVIAALLCGFFFYQVTNDIPGFQNRLGLFLFILSLFGFSCLSSLGIFANERLLFMRERSNGYYSPITYFLAKLLFDIIPLRVIPPFILGSIVYGLAGLNAEVSAFWKFIMILVLFNLTASSIVLFLSVAISDLGVANLLGSLVMLYNLLFAGLLMNYDRVPDGLKWMLTTSFFHAGYEALLVNELRYLQLVERKFGLDIQVPSATILSSFGFHAQAFWWPDTALMGIVFGIFTVLSYLVLQFWVKERR, encoded by the exons ATGATGCTGCCGCCCCTGCCGCTCcccctccttttccttgccctccCCTCGCTCATCGCCGCCGGCCCCTCCGCCAGCACGGACCGCGTGTCCGTGCCCACTCGCGAGCTACTAGACACTAGAGAAGGTATCACCCTTGCCAATGGCGCTTCCTTG GCCGCCCCCCCACGGCGACGTCCCGGCGACCCCTCGCGCCCGCCGGAATGTCCCCCCTGCTTCAACTGTCTCCTTCCGGCGTTCAGCTGCGGCAATTCGGGAGAATGCAATCCGTATGATGGACAGTGCAAATGCCCGCCCGGATTTGGCGGCCAAGACTGTCTCACACCGC TCTGCGGCGCGTTATCCGACGGTGATGAACGATTCCCTCGGCCCAAAGGCGAATTATGCGAATGCAAAGACGGATGGGGAGGGATCAACTGTAACG TCTGTAAGGACGACCGAGCATGCGCAGCATTCCGACCTCGCTCAACAGACATCAAAGAGAcggacgaagatgaggagaacgAAATGGTTTGTTACAAGAGAGGTTTGGCCGTATCGCAAAACTTTCAGATGTGCGACGTCACAA ATCGAAAAATCATTGATACGATCCCCGACAACAAGCCTCCTCAAGTAACATTCTCCTGCTCGGCCAACGgaccttcttccaactcttccttcgcccCGAACACCAatcccttttcccctttcGACGACCTCCTCGCAGGCGACACCGATGCTTTCGGCTCTTGCAATTTCCAGTTCTGGGTCGACCGTATCGAAAGTTTCCACTGTGAACTTTCAGGATGTAGCTGGGAGAGTAAAGGGAGTTTTGATACCAACCAAACGAACTATCAATGTGAAAAGATTAAATGTGCCTGCATCCCTGGACAATTCTTATGTGGCGAGGACGGTAGCGTCA ACATCGACGACTTTCTCAGCGAGGAAGTCAAAGGCCCCGGCTCATTCTCCTGTTCCGCCGGCCGAGgctgctccttctccgaACCGGCCATGAACCAGCTCATCAACGACATTTTCGGCGACAAATCCATCACACTCGACTGTGAAAGTGGAGAATGTTTACACTATACGCAAGTACCAGGCTATGTCGTTCCTGAAAAGCCGGATAATCGATCTTTGGTCGCTTTGAGTGCAGCGGCTGCTGCTGTGATTTTCATCTTGGCCTGTATCT tatTTTGGTATCTCGGAAGAACCCACCGCCACCCTTCCGGCTTCGGATCCATCCACCTCCCATCCGACGAAGCTTCCAAACTCATGTCGGACCACGTCCCCGCCACCCTCCACTTCAACAACCTCTCCTACACTCTGCCTTCTGGCAAACGCGTCCTTTCGCATATCACCGGTACAGTCCGCCCCGGCGAACTTTTAGCCATCATGGGCGCCTCTGGCGCCGGAAAATCCACCCTACTCGACATTCTCGCGCGTAAAGCCAAGACGGGCAAGGTCGAAGGCGACACATACATCAACAGCCGACCCATCACGGACGAATCCACCTTTCGCCGTGTCGTCGGCTACGTCGACCAGGAAGacaccctcctccccacctTGACCGTGTACGAAAccgtcctcttctccgccctcctccgtctcccGCGCGAAATGTCGTACGACGCCAAAGTCTACCGCACCCTCGAAACCATGAACGAGCTCGGGATCCTCGGCATCAAGGACGCGCGGATCGGCGAATctgggaaaagaagcatCTCGGGCGGCGAGAAACGGCGGGTGTCGATCGCGTGCGAGTTGGTCACCGGGCCCTCCATCTTATTCCTCGACGAACCCACTTCCGGGCTCGACTCGTACAACGCCCAAAACGTCGTTCAATCCCTGCACACACTCGCCCAACGGTACAAACGTACCGTCATCTTTACCATCCACCAACCCCAATCGAACATCGTCGCCCTCTTTGACCgtctcgtcctcctcgcaAAGGGACAGATGGTATACTCGGGCGAAGCGAGGAAAGTGAAGACACATTTTGAATCGGTGGGATACGAGTGTCCGGAAGGGTGGAATACGGCGGATTGGTTGATTGATCTGACGGTGGACGCTGCCGGGGAACATCGTGGGGGTAGCCGCAGTGGCCAGTCCCCGTCCAACGGTAACGATCATGGGAATGGGGCCGCGACCGGTCTTTATACCCAGCGCGACGACGCCGGCGCCGGCGCCGCCGTGCTGGACCCCGAAGCTGGCTTCCCCACCTCCCCGCATGCACCTTTCCACCTTGACGGTAACGATAGAGGAGGATCTCCCGGTATACTCGGCGAAATCAAAACCAAAGCGCATAAACTCCTCGGCGCATTCacatccccttcctccgtcccttcctcctcctcctacCCCGCCACACCCATTGAGTCAGTcaccccttctcctcgcGCGATGGCTTTCCAAGGTAAAGATAACATCCACATCCCCCGCATTCCTGAAAAACTCGCTTCCCTCGTCCTCGCTTCAAGGGCGAGTGATGATGCCAAGATTGTAGAAGCTGAAATTTCGAGGATCCAGCATGGAGAGACTGCTGATGGCGGGTATCCACATCCCAATACCACGATCAGCACCAGTGCGACCGCCAGTGCGACGGCTAGTACGACTGCCAGTATCATTGCGGATCAAAGGAatgtagaggaagaaaccGGGTTGATGAAGGGGTACCAAAAAGCGGGATTATGGGATCAATTCAAGCTGTTGAGCAGTCGAGCGTTCAAAAACCTTTACAG AAATCCCTTGCTTATGGCCACGCATTATGCCGTGGCTGTCATCGCCGCGTTACTATGTGGATTCTTTTTCTATCAAGTCACCAATGACATTCCCGGCTTCCA AAATCGACTTGGATTGTTCTtgttcatcctctccttgtTCGGCTTTTCGTGTCTCAGTTCTCTTGGGATCTTTGCGAATGAGAGATTGTTATTCATGCGGGAGAG ATCCAACGGCTACTACTCTCCCATCACCTACTTTCTCGCCAAACTTCTATTCGACATCATCCCCCTCCGCGTCATTCCgcccttcatcctcggtTCCATCGTCTATGGTTTGGCGGGTCTGAACGCTGAAGTGTCGGCGTTCTGGAAGTTTATCATGATTCTGGTGCTTTTCAACTTGACAGCCTCGAGTATCGTATTGTTCTTGAGTGTGGCGATTTCGGATTTAGGGGTGGCCAATCTGTTGGGGAGCTTGGTCATGCTTTACAA CCTACTCTTTGCTGGCCTTCTCATGAACTATGACCGAGTGCCGGATGGCTTAAAGTGGATGCTCACtacttccttcttccacgCTGGCTATGAAGCGCTTCTGGTGAACGAGCTGAGGTACCTCCAGTTGGTGGAGAGAAAGTTTGGCTTGGATATTCAAGTACCTAGTGCGACGA TCCTCTCATCATTCGGTTTCCACGCGCAAGCATTTTGGTGGCCTGATACGGCGTTGATGGGGATTGTGTTTGGGATTTTTACAGTGTTGAGCTATCTTGTTTTGCAGTTCTGGGTCAAAGAGCGACGATGA